In Helicoverpa zea isolate HzStark_Cry1AcR chromosome 3, ilHelZeax1.1, whole genome shotgun sequence, the following proteins share a genomic window:
- the LOC124646095 gene encoding signal transducing adapter molecule 1, producing MGIFGNSSPFDQDVERATSENNTSEEWGLIMEICDRAGASAQSAKECLRAVMRRLAHPDPHVQVHAATLLDACVANCGRAFHLEVASRDFETEFRRLVARAQPAVAARLRALLRKWAEGEFRDDPQLDLIPSLHAKLRDAGERAEPAPAPAAAPAAAQREQEELARAIALSLRESSAAPAPAPLYPRVDADAPPPRKVRALYDFEAAEDNELTFLAGEIVHVTDSSDPNWWKGYNERGEGLFPANFVTGELSAPAPPAEAPAAAAEEPAPLRIDEAAMDAALALLHEADPRAAGADEAALARLEAAAHGMGALVDAALERADRRHARLTQLSADLVDALNLYHELMRAPPLLLAPLHPPPPRC from the exons AACGAGCCACCAGTGAGAACAATACGAGCGAAGAATGGGGGCTGATCATGGAGATCTGTGACCGCGCAGGCGCGTCGGCGCAGAGCGCCAAGGAGTGCCTCCGCGCCGTCATGCGCCGCCTCGCGCACCCCGACCCGCACGTGCAGGTCCACGCCGCCACGCTGCTGGACGCCTGCGTGGCCAATTGCGGGCGCGCCTTCCACCTCGAGGTGGCCTCGCGCGACTTCGAGACCGAGTTCCGGCGCCTCGTggcgcgcgcgcagcccgcCGTGGCCGCGCGGCTGCGGGCGCTGCTGCGCAAGTGGGCCGAGGGCGAGTTCCGCGACGACCCGCAGCTCGACCTCATCCCCTCGCTGCACGCCAAGCTGCGCGACGCGGGCGAGCGCGCcgagcccgcgcccgcgcccgccgccgcgcccgccgccgcgcagCGCGAGCAGGAGGAGCTGGCCCGCGCCATCGCGCTGTCGCTGCGCGAGAGcagcgcggcgccggcgcccgcgccgctgtacCCGCGCGTGGACGccgacgcgccgccgccgcgcaagGTGCGCGCGCTCTACGACTTCGAGGCGGCCGAGGACAACGAGCTCACCTTCCTGGCCGGCGAGATTG TGCACGTGACGGACTCGAGCGACCCCAACTGGTGGAAGGGGTACAACGAGCGCGGCGAGGGACTGTTCCCCGCCAACTTCGTGACGGGCGAGCTGtcggcgcccgcgccgccggccGAGGctccggcggcggcggccgagGAGCCGGCGCCGCTGCGCATCGACGAGGCGGCCATGGACGCGGCGCTGGCGCTGCTGCACGAGGCGGACCcgcgcgcggcgggcgcggacgAGGCGGCGCTGGCGCGGCTGGAGGCGGCGGCGCACGGCATGGGCGCGCTGGTGGACGCGGCGCTGGAGCGCGCGGACCGGCGCCACGCGCGGCTCACGCAGCTGTCGGCCGACCTGGTGGACGCGCTCAACCTCTACCACGAGCTCATGCgcgcgccgccgctgctgctCGCGCCGCTGCACCCGCCGCCGCCCAG GTGCTGA